Sequence from the Kineosporia succinea genome:
CATGATGAAACTGGCCAACGCCAGCGAGCTCTCGATCCTGCTGCGGGTGCGTATCCCGAACGCCCTGCCCTACCTGTTCTCCTCGTTCCGGGTCGCCGCCCCCGGCGCCGTCGTCGGGGCCCTGCTCGGCGAGTACATCGGCTCCCGCGAGGGTCTCGGCTACCTCATCACCGTCTACAGCGCCCAGCTCAACACCGCTGCCGTGTTCGTGCTGGCGCTGCTGTCCTGTCTGGTCGGCCTGGTCTTCTTCAACGTCTGCGTCTGGCTCGAGAAGATCCTCGTGCCCTGGAAGACCGTCGTGCGCTGACCGCGCCCCCCTGAATCTGCCCGTCCGGTACCCCTGCCCCGGAAGTACCGGACGGGAAACAACGTCACCCCGTCGGAAGGTCACACCGTCATGCGTACCCGAGCCTTTGCCGTCTTAGGTCTCAGCACCGCCCTCGCCCTGTCCGCCTGCGGTTCCGGCTCCGAGGGAGCCGTCGAGAGCGGCGGCCTCACCCCCGTCAACATGGCCTTCGAGTGGACGTGCGAGGGCACCTGGGCGCCCGTGTACTCCGGTATCGAGCAGGGCATCTTCGAGAAGAACGGGGTCGAGCTGAGTTACGACCGCGGCCAGGGCGGCTCGGACACCGTGCCGCTCGTGGCCACCGGTGAGTTCGACGTCGCCGAGCTGTCCGCCCCGCCGGTGATCATCGGTGCCGGCGAGGAACTCCCGCTCACCGTGATCGGCGCCGCGTCCACGGTCGGCCCGGTCACCATCCTGGCCAAGGAGGGCATCACCGAGCCGAAGGACCTGGAGGGTCACTCGCTGGCGGTGCAGACCGACCAGTTCGAGGGCGGCGTGTGGGACGCGTTCGTCAAGGCCACCGGCATCGACGAGAGCAAGGTCGACGTCATCCCCTCCGACGACGCGACCACCACCGAGTTCCTCGGCGGCAAGATCGACGCGATGGTGATCTTCTACAACACCGCCTCGACCAAGGAGATCCTCGACACGCTGCCCGATCTCGAGGTGATCCCGATGCAGAAGTATGTGCCGACCTACGGGCACACCATCGTGGCGAACAACCAGTGGCTGGGCGAGAACAAGACCGCGGCCAAGGGTTTCATGACGGCGTTCGCGGAGTCGACCAAGTGGGTCGTCGACAACCAGGCCGAGGCGCTGAAGACGCTGCAGGCCAAGTGCGCCGAGGTCGACCCGGAGGCCCTGGAGTTCAGCCTCGACGCGTACGTGGCGAACTGGAAGGAGTCCACCGGCGGCTACGGCAGCTTCACCGAGCAGGGCCTCACCGACACCCAGAAGGTGCTGGTGGACGCGGGTCTGGCCACGCAGGTGCCGGTCACGGACTTCAGCTCCCAGGACTACCAGCCGGATTCGCCGGTCCTGCCCTGATCTTCGAGTCTGTGAAGGAGTGACATGAGTAAACGACCGCTGAGCCGGCAGGCCCTGGAAGCGGCCCGCCGCGTGCTCGCCGACGTCGAGGGCTGTACCGATCCGGTGGCCACCGCGCGGCTGCTGCCGCCGGAGGTGTACACCGGGCAGGACTTCTGGGAGTTCGAGAAGGAGGCGATCTTCGGGCGGGAGTGGCTGTGCATCGGCCACGTCAACGAGATCCCCGAACCGGGTGACCAGCTGCCGCTGACCGTGCTCGACGAGCCGATCGTGATGCTGCGTGACCAGGCCGGTGACGTGCGCGTGATGTCGGCCGTGTGCCAGCACCGTGGCCAGCCGCTGTTCGGCGGCCTGGCCGGGGAGGGACGCGACATGGCCTCACCCTGCCTCAACGGCAAGGTGATGAAATGCCCCTACCACAACTGGACGTTCGACCTCGAGGGCCGGCTCGCCGCCGCCCCCTCGATGACCGAGACGGTGCCGGTGAACCGGCTGCGCGAGACCATCCGCCTGCCCCAGATCCGGCACGAGATCTTCCACGGCATGGTCCTCATCAACTTCGACGACAACGCCGAGCCCCTGGGCCTGGGGGTCAGCCGGATCGACGAGGAGCTGTCCACGTTCGGCCTCGACGAGCTGGTGCCGATGCCCGCGTTCGTGTTCGAGAACCAGCAGTGGAACTGGAAGATCCACCACGACAACGCCCTTGAGCCGTACCACACCAGTTACGTGCACCGGGGCGTTCACGAGGCGGCCCCGGCCAAGAACGCGCGGTTCTACCCGTTCGAGCCCGGCGACAACCAGGTCATGCACCCGACCTACCTGGTCGACGAGAACGCGGGCCTGGCCTCGACGGACGGCAAGCGGACCACCGCGATCATCCCGGGCCTGACCGACGAGCAGCGCAGGCGGGTCATGTTCGCGTCCATCCCGCCGATGCTGTTCTCCATCCTGCAACCGACGTTCGTTCAGCTGGCCTTCATCTACCCCAAGGGACCGGGCGCTTTCGACCTGCGCCGGGTGAACCTCTACCCGAAGTCGGCGGTGGAGGAGCCCGGATTCCACGAGGCCTACGAGAAGTTCATGGAACGCAAGGCTCTCGCGATCCACCAGGACGCCGTCACCACCGCGGCCCTGCAGCAGGGGCTGGGCTCGCGGTACGCGCCCCGGGGTCCGCTGTCGTGGATGGAGTCGAACATCCCGCAGCTCAACCAGTGGCTGATCGAGCGTTACCGGAAGGCGGTCACCGTCGATGTCTGAGATCGATGCCCTGATGGCCCGTCTCGACCTGCTCGAGTCCCGTGAGGCCTGCCTGGGCCTGATGACGAGTTACATGGCCGCCACCGACGCCGAGACCGGCAAGGGGGAGAAGGTCGCGGCCCTGTTCACCGACGACGGCCAGTGGGAGTCCATCGGCCCGAACGGCAATCCGGGCTGGGCCGCCCAGGGGCACGCGGCCTTGATCACGAAGTTCGACCGCAACGTCGAGCGGATGCCGTTCTCGGCGCACTTCGTCACCAACGCGGCCGTCGAGGTCACCGGCGACACGGCCACCGGGCAGTTCATGTACTTCCAGGCCTGCACCTACCGTGGAGACCAGCCGCTGTGGATCGCGGGCAAGTACTTCAACGACTTCCGCCGGGTCGAGGGCCGCTGGCTGCTGTCGTACATGCGTGTGCACAACTTCTTCACCACCCCGTTCGATCAGGGATGGGTGAAGGTCCCCCACATGAAAACGCCTTAGGAGCACTGCTGTGAAGACCTACCGCCACCAGGTGCTGCGCAACCTGAAGTTCGGCACCCTGCCCACGTTCATGGCGGCCCAGCGCACCAAGAACGAGCTGCTCGTCGCGGCCGGCCTGACCCCGTACGCGGTGTACGCGCCGGCCTTCGGGGGCCTGCACCACATGGTGCTCGAGGCGTCGTTCGAGTCGATGGCCGCGTTCGAGGCCGAGCACCTGGCCACCAAGAAGATCGAGGGCATGGCCGCTCTCAACGCCGAGCAGCTGGAGTGCACGATCCCGGGCACCGCGCTCGACCAGCTGCAGCGGCTGGGCCTGCCGGCGTGATCGAGGACCTGCTCGAGGAGGACGAGCACGAGCACGACGAGGAGTACGACCGGCACAGTGTTCCCGGCCGTACGAGCGGTGCCACCCTCACCGAGCAGGGCTGGTACTCCTGGCACGCCCCGTACGACGACCTGGAGTCGGAGCAGACCGACCGGCTCGGGGCGGTCCAGGACCAGCTGGTCGCCTTTCTCGACGGTGCCCGGCCGGGGGAGCTGCGGGCGCTGAGCGTCTGCTCGGGCCAGTCCCGCGACCTGCTGCCGATTCTCATCGCGCACCCGCGCGGGGCGCAGGTGCGGGCCACGATGCTCGAGCTCGATCCGCTCAACGCCTCGTTCCTGCACGGTGCCCTCGGTTCCACCCGCCTCTCGACGGTGGACGTGGTGGTCGCCGACGCGGGGACCACCGACTCCTACGAGGGTAGGGTTCCGGCGGACCTGCTCCTGCTCTGCGGTGTCCTGGCGAATGTCGCCCCGGCCGACGCATTCACGCTCCTCGACGCCCTGCCCATGCTCTGCGCGGCCGGGGCGACGGTGGTGTGGAGCACGTACGGTGCCTCGCTGGAGGATGCCGACGCGGTGATCGAGCACCTGGAAGGTGGCTCGTTCGAACGTCTCTCGGTGCTCCGGGAGCCCGGCTACGTCGTCGGGGCCCACCGCTTCACCGGCGAACCCGGCCCGCTGGAACCGGGCCGCCGGCTGTTCAGCTTCCGCTGATCAGTGCTCCCGCTGCCATCGGCGGGTGATGGTCATGCGGGTGATGCGCCAGCCGTCGGCGGTGCGCACGGCGATCGACGAGGAGCGCAGACCGGCGGACGTGTGCGGGGGTTCGCCGTCACGGTAGAAGTACACGAGCTGGTTGGCGGTGGCCTCGGCCCGGTCGCCGTCGACCCGGACCTGGATGTCGCCGTGCACGTGCTGGGTGCGGACGTCGGCCGGGGAGGTCGCGGACAGGCGGGTGATCACGGTCTCGAGGCCGTGCAGGTCGCCGCGGGGTGAATGTACCTCCACGGACGGGTGATACACGGTGCCGGCGTCCTCGAAGCGGCGTTCGTCGAGCAGGTCGGACAGACGCGCGAACAGGTCGCCGACGTCGAGCCGGTCCTGGAGGGCCTGGGTCATGAGCGACTCCTCGCATCGAGTGTTGGTGCGACCAACATTAGGTCATGATGTTGGTCGTGCCAACACCTATAGGCTGGCGACATGGACGAGATCCCCGACCGCCTGGCGAGCCGGCCGACCTGGCTGATCGGGCAGCTGACCCTGCACGGCCGGCGCCTGCTGGCCGAGGGGTGGGCCGAGGCCGGGGTGAAGGGGTACCACTACCGCCTGCTGGCGACCCTCGAGGAGTTCGGCCCGGCGAGTCAGGCGCAGCTCGGGCGGCGTTCCCGGATGGACCGCAGTGATGTCGTCGCCGCCGTGAACGCCCTCGAAGAGCTGGGTTTTGTGCACAAGACCCCCGATCCCGACCACGGCCGGCGCAACCGGGTGATGCTGACCGCAGCGGGCGCGGCTCAGCTGCGGCGTCTGGATCCCGTCGTCGACCGGGTGCAGGACGAACTGCTCGGGCCCCTGTCCGCGGCGGAGCGGGCGACCCTCGTGCGCCTGCTCGGCCAGGCCCTGCGCCATCACGAGCCCGGAGAAGGGGAATGAGCCCGGAACGCCGGGGCTGAGGGGCGCTTGCCGTTGTGTGGTCCCGGGCTGCGAGGAGGTGCCGGGCCGCGAGGAGGTGCCGGGCCGCGAGGAGGTGCCGGGCCGCGAGGAGGTGCCGGGCCGCGAAGAGGTGCCGGGCCGCGGAGGCCGGCCGTCGTCCTGCCCCTGCGGGCTGAGTACACAGACACCCGCTATACCCGATCGGTATAGGGGGTGGGTCTGCTCCCCGCGGAAGGGACATGGGGGTGCGGCGCAGTGGGCGGATCGCCGTGGCGTCCGGGCTGCCGTTTCAGCCCGCCGGGTGACAGTCTGTGTGTCCGAAACGACCGGAGAACAGACCGTCACCCCTGGGCGTCACCGCACCACCACGTCCACCATCGGGGTTTCAGAAGGTGTGCTCGGGCGCGGGGAACGTGCCCGCCTTGACGTCGGCGGTGTAGGCCGCCACCCCCTTGAGCAGCTCGCCGCGCAGGTCGGCGAACTGCTTCACGAAGCGGGGGAGCTTGCCGGTGTTCAGGCCGAACGCGTCCTGCCAGACCAGCACCTGGCCGTCGGTGCCGTTGCCCGCGCCGATGCCGATGGTCGGGATGTCCAGCTCGGCGGTCACTTTCGCGCCGACCTCGGCCGGCACCATCTCCATCAGCACGCAGAACGCACCGGCCTGCTGGGCGGCCAGGGCGTCGGCGAGCACCCGCTCGGACGCGTCGCCGCGGCCCTGCACCCGGTAGCCGCCGAGCGCGTGCTCGTACTGCGGGGTGAAGCCGATGTGCGCGCAGACCGGGATGCCGCCGTCGGTCAGGCGTTTGATCTGGGGGGCCATGGCGGCGCCGCCCTCGAGCTTGACCGCGGCCACCCCGGCCTCTTTCATGAACCGGGCCGCGGTGTCCCAGGCCTGCTCGGGGGAGCCCTGGTAGGAGCCGAACGGCAGATCGCCCATCACCAGCGCACGTTTCGCGTTCTGGGCCACGGCCCGGGCCAGCGGGATCAGCTCGTCGACGGTGACCGGCAGGGAGGTGCGGTGGCCGTAGACGTTGTTGCCCGCGGAGTCTCCGACGAGCAGCACGTCGATGCCGGCCTCGTCGAAGATCTGCGCGGTGTACATGTCGTAGGCGGTGAGCATCGTGAACTTCTCACCGCGGCGCTTCATCTCGCCCAGGTGGTGGGTGCGCACCCGCTTCGGGACCGGCCGGGTGCTTCCGTAGGGGGTGGGTTCTTCGGTGTTCGCCATCGAAACAGTCTTTCCTAGCGGGATTCGTCGTCGAGCGTGGGCAGGAGGCGCTCGGTCGCGGAGGTCATGTGCCGGCGCATCGCCTCGGCCGCGGCGATCGGGTCGTGGGCCTCGAGGCCGGCCAGGATCGCGCGGTGCTCGGCCAGGGTGAGCCGGGCGTGGTCGTCGTCGTTGAGGGCGCGCTCGACCCAGACCCGGATGAGGGAGCGGACGCTCTGGAGGGTGTCGCGCAGCAGGACGTTGTCGGCGCCGGAGGCCAGTTCGTGGTGGAAGAGCATGTCCGCGGTGACGAAACGGTGGTAGTCGCCGAGGCTGTTCTCCATCGTCTCGGTGTGCTCGCGCAGCGCTGTCAGTGACGTGTCGCTGATGCGCGTCGCGGCCAGCAGCGCCGCCTGCGTCTCCAGGCCCTGACGGACCTCGATGAGCTCCCGGGTCTTGTCCGAGTGCAGCAGGATTCCCCAGGACAGGGTCTGGGGGAGCAGCTCGGACGTTCCGCCGGACAGGTACGTTCCCGAGCCCGGGCGCACCGTGACGATGCCCAGGATCTCCAGCGCCGCCAGGGCTTCCCGCACCGCCGAGCGCCCCACGCCCATGTGCGTGGCGAGCTGACGCTCGGGAGGCAACCTGTCACCCTCGGCCAGCGAACCACTGGCTATGTAGTCCAGAAGGCGTCTTGTGACTTCGGCCATCGCCGTGGAGCTCTTGATCGTGCCCCCGAACGCGGAATCCAGTCCGCGTGAGTTGTCAACCACGCACGGAGCCTATCAACCGGTTGTCCAAAATTGGTCAACCGGTTGACAGGTGGACCGGACAGCACCACGATGTGCCAAGTCCGCAGATGCCCGCCCCCTGCGCCCTCATAGGAGAGGCTCGATGACGACGACGTCTTCCGATCAGTCGCAAAGCGACGTGGCCAAGTCGGCCATCAAGAAGGTCACGGTCCGGCTCGTGCCGTTCGTCGCCGTGATGTTCTTCATCAACTACCTGGACCGGTCCGCGATCGGCTTCGCCGGCCCCAACGGCATGGAAGCCGACCTGGGCCTGACGGCCGCGCAGTACGGATTCGCGTCCGGGATCTTCTTCGTCGGGTACATCCTGCTGGAAGTCCCCAGCAACATGGCCCTGCACAAGTTCGGCGCCCGGGTCTGGCTGGCCCGGATCATGATCACGTGGGGCATCGTCGCGGTGCTGTTCACCTGGGTGAACTCCTACGCCCAGCTCTCGTGGCTGCGGTTCGCCCTCGGTATCGCCGAGGCCGGGTTCTTCCCCGGCGCGATCCTGTACCTGAGCCTGTGGGTGCCGGCCCGTTACCGCGCCCGCACGCTCGGCCTGTTCTACCTGGCCCAGCCGCTCACCAGCATCATCGGCGCCCCGCTGGCCGGCTGGCTGATGACGCACGACGGGGCCTTCTTCGGCCTCGAGGGCTGGCGCTTCATGTTCCTCATGGTCGGTCTGCCCGCGGTGATCATGGGTGTCGTGGCCTGGTTCTACCTGGTCGACGACCCGAACAAGGTCAAGTGGCTGACCCCGGCCGAGCGCGAGTGGCTGACCAGCGAGCTCGCCGCCGAGGCCAAGGACAAGGCCGGCGCCGACTCGACCAAGGAGTCCGGCCACGGTCTGGCCGCCCTGAAGACGGCGTTCACCACGCCCCGCGTGTGGGCCCTGGCCGTCATCTACTTCGGCTTCATCTACGGCCTGTACACGCTCGCGTTCTTCCTGCCGACGATCATCGGTGACTTCGCCGAGCAGTACGACACCTCGTTCGGCCTGGTGCAGAAGGGCCTGATCACGGCCATCCCGTACGTGCCCGCCGCGATCGTGCTCTACCTGGTCTCGCAGCACGTCACCAGGAACGGCCTGAAGACGTACCACATCGCGGTTCCCGCCTTCACCGGCGCCGTGAGCGTGCCGCTGGCCCTGTTCGCCGGTTCGCCGGCGCTGACGATCGCCTGCATCGCCGTCACGGCCTGCTCGATCTTCGCGGCGCTGCCGAACTTCTGGACGCTGCCCACGCAGTTCCTCACCGGTGCCGCCGCCGCGGCCGGTATCGCCCTGATCAACACCTGGGGCAACCTGGCCGGTTTCGCCGCCCCCTACGTCACCGGCTGGATCCGGGACGCGAACGACGGCGACCTGAAGCTGGCGATGTTCGTCGTCGGCGCCGCGATGCTCCTGTCCTGCCTGACGATGCTGGGCCTGGCCCGCAGCGGCCGGGTCGACCCCGCCGAGCGCGTCCCGGTCCAGGCCGGGCACTGAGGCCCCGGGCCCGCAACGCCACGCACGGCCGGTGCCGGCCACCGGCGTCCTGAATCAGCTGTAACTCCGGAGGAAAACTGTCATGACTCGCTTGGTCAACGATCCGGCGGCCTTCGCCGACGAGATGACCGAGGGCTTCGTCGCCGCTCACGCCGACCGGGTGTGCGCCGTGCCCGGGGGCGTCGTTCGCGCCACCGAGGCCCCGGCCGGCCAGGTCGCCGTGGTCATCGGTGGCGGGTCGGGTCACTACCCCGCGTTCGCGGGACTGGTGGGCCCGGGTCTGGCCGACGGTGCCGTTCTCGGCAACGTGTTCGCGTCACCGTCGGCGCAGCAGGTGCACAGCGTCGGCCGGGCGGCCGAGCGGGGCGGGGGCATCCTGCTCAGCTACGGCAACTACGCCGGTGACTGCCTGAACTTCGACGCGGCGACGGAACGCCTGCAGGGCAACGGGATCGCCGTGCGGACGGTCCGGGTCACGGACGACATCGCCAGCGCCCCCGTCGCCGAGCGCCACAAGCGCCGCGGCATCGCGGGCGACCTGGTGGTCTTCAAGATCGCCGGGGCCGCCGCCGCGAAGGGCCACGACCTCGACCAGGTCACGGCCCTGGCCCAGCGGGCCAACGACCTCACCCGCACCATCGGCGTCGCGTTCTCCGGGTGCACGCTGCCCGGGGCGTCCGAGCCGCTGTTCACCGTGCCGGAGGGCCGCATGGCGGTCGGGCTGGGCATCCACGGTGAGCCGGGTCTGGAAGAGGTCGAGCTGCCCAGCGCCGACGGCCTCGCCCGGATCCTGGTGGAGAAGCTGCTGGCCGAGCTGCCCGAGGGTGTGACGGCCCGCGGTGGCCGGGCCGCGGTGCTGCTCAACGGCCTCGGCACGGTCAAGCACGAAGAGCTCTTCGTGACCTACCGCAAGGTGGCGCAGCTGCTCGAGGAGGCCGGCATCACCGCCGTCGGCCCCGAGGTGGGCGAGCTGTGCACCAGTTTCGACATGGCCGGGGTCTCGCTGACCCTCGCCTGGCTGGACGCCGAGCTGGAGGAACTGTGGCTCGCGCCCGCCGACAGCCCGGCGTTCCGGCGGGGTTCCGTGGTCTCGGGTCCTCGTCGCTCGTTGGTGACGGCCTCTGAGGATGTCGAGGAGATCGCCCCCACCACCGACGAGTCCCGCGAAGCAGCCGCGGTTCTCGTCGATCTCCTGAACGCGGTCGAGAACACCATCGACACCAATGTCGACGAGCTGGGCCGCATCGACGCGATCGCCGGGGACGGCGACCACGGCATCGGCATGCAGCGCGGGATCCGCGCGGCCGCGGCCGCCGGACGCGAGGCCTACGCGGCCGGGGCGGGTGCCGGCTCGGTGCTCACCACTGCCGCCGACGCCTGGGCCGACCGCGCCGGGGGTACCTCCGGGGCGCTGTGGGGGCTGGCCCTGCGCCGCATCGGCATGCGCATCGGCGACATCGACGTGCCCGACACGATCACCCTGGCCGAGGCCCTGCACGCCGCCCGCGAGGGCATCACCGAGACCGGGGGCGCGCAGATCGGTGACAAGACGCTGGTCGACGTGCTCATCCCGCTCGACGAGACCTTCAGTGCGGCAGCTGTTTCCGGTGCTTCCGGTCTGGAGGCCGCCGGTGCCGCCGCCGAGGCCGGCGAGAAGGCCGCCGAGGGCACCAGCCACCTGATCCCCAAGGCCGGTCGCGCCCGCACCCACGCCGAGCGCAGTCTCGGCACCCCCGACGCCGGTGCGGTCTCGCTCAGCCTGGTCGCCCGCACCGTTCACACCACCCTCACCCAGTAAAGAAGTTAGGTGGATCCCGCAATGAGCAAGCTCCGCATCGTGGTCGGCGCCGACGAGGCCGGTTTCGACTACAAGGAAGCCCTGAAGGCCGATCTGCTGGCCAGCGGCCTGGTCGACTCGGTCGTCGACGTGGCCGAGAGCCGCGACGAGCCGTACCCGGACGTGGCCATCGCCGCCGGTCAGCTCATCGCCTCGGGCCAGGCCGACCGCGCGCTGCTGGTGTGCGGCACCGGTCTGGGCGTGGCCATCGCGGCCAACAAGGTTCCCGGCATCCGCGCCGTCACCGCGCACGACAGCTTCTCGGTGGAGCGCTCGATCCTGAGCAACAACGCGCAGGTGCTGACCTTCGGCCAGCGCGTGGTCGGCCTGGAGCTGGCCCGCCGCCTCGCCAAGGAGTGGCTGACCTACACGTTCGACGACTCCTCGGCCTCCGCCGGCAAGGTCAGCCGGATCAGCGCCTACGAGGACGCCAACGCCAAATGAGCCGGACCTTCGGCGTGAGCCTCAAGATGTACATGGGCTACGACCAGACGCTGCGCTGGTGCCGGGACGTGGCCGCCACCTGCGGTGACCACCCGGTGCTGCAGGACGGCTCGACGCGGCTGTTCATCGCCCCGACCTTCCCGGCGGTGCCGGCGGCGCGGGAGATCTTCCGCGGCACGCCGATCGCGGTCGGCGCGCAGAACCTGGCCGAGGCCGACTCCGGTGCGTTCACCGGCGAGGTCGGCGGTCCGGTGCTGCGCGAGGCCGGAGCCCTGTACGTCGAGGTGGGTCACGCCGAACGGCGCCGTCTGTACGGTGAGGACGAGAACGTCGTCGCCGCGAAGACCGCGGCCGCGCTGCGCAACGGCCTGGTGCCGGTGCTGTGCATCGGTGAGCCCGAGCCGGTTTCGGCCGAGGAGGCCGCCGCCGAGTGCGTGCGTCAGCTGGTCAGCGCCCTGCAGACCAGCGACCGGCGGGGTCTGGGCGGCAACGTCGTCGTGGCCTACGAGCCGATCTGGGCGATCGGCGCCGCGGAACCGGCCGGGGACGGGCACATCTCGGCCGTCTGCGCGGCCCTGCGCGAGGCGATCGCCAAGCGTCCCGGGCACCCCGACAGCAACGTGATCTACGGCGGCAGCGCCGGCCCGGGTCTGTACTCGCGGCTCGGCGGCAGCGTGGACGGCGTGTTCCTGGGCCGTTTCGCGCACGACCCGCAGGCACTGAAGGCCGTACTGGACGAAGGGCTGGCAGCATGAGCACGACGATCGGCCTGAGCACCTACTCGTTCTTCTGGCAGTGGCACGCGGAGACCGTGGCCGAGCCGATCACGCTCACCGGCATGATCGACAAGACCGCCGCGCTGGGTGCCACCCTGCTGCAGATCTGCGACTACCCGCTGATCGAGTCGTACACCGACGAGGAACTGAGAATCCTCAAGGCGTACGGTGACTCGAAGGGTGTCACGTTCGAGCTCGGCACCCGCGGGGTCACCCCCGAGCACCTGGCGCTGTACCTGCGCCTGGCGCAGGCGCTGGACGTGACCCTGGTGCGCAGCATGCTCTACACGGCCACCTCGCGTCCCACTGCTTCCGAAGCGGAACAGATGCTTAAGGACGCGGTGGTCGGGTACGAGGCGGTGGGTGTCACTCTCGCTCTGGAGACGTACGAGCAGGTGTCCTCCTCTGTCCTCGTCGACATCGTGACCGCGGTCGGCTCGCCGAACCTCGGCATCTGCCTGGACCCGGCCAACTGCGTGGCCGCCCTCGAGCACCCGGCCGACGTGGTGCGCCGCACCGCGCCCCTGGTGAAGAACATTCACGTGAAGGACTTCTCGTTCAGCCGTCGTGACGGCTGGGTCGGCTTCACCCTGGCCTCCTGCCCGCTGGGTGAGGGGCAGCTGGACTACCACGGCATGATCGCCGCCGTCGGCCCGGCCGAGAAGAACATCAACCAGATCATCGAGCACTGGGTGCCGTGGCAGGGAGACAGCGCCACGACCATCGCGCTCGAAGACGCCTGGACCTCTAAAAATCTGGAAACCCTGAGGAGTTACGCGAAATGAGCGACAAGCAGCTGACCATCGCCGTCATCGGCGCCGGTGGCAAGATGGGCATGCGGGTCTCCAACAACCTGCAGCGCAGCAGCCACACCGTGTTCTACGTCGAGAACGGCGAGGCCGGTAAGGCGCGCACCCTCGAGGCCGGCCGTGAGCTGTCCGAGGCCGCGGACGCCGTCAAGAACGCCGACGTCGTCATCCTGTCGGTCCCCGACATCGCGCTCGGCCCGGTCTCGGCCGAGATCGTGCCGCAGGTCAACCCGGGCACCGTCGTGCTGACGCTCGACCCGGCCGCCGCGTACGCGAACCTGCTCTTCCGCCGTGACGACATCGAGTACGTCGTGGCCCACCCGTGCCACCCGTCGGTGTTCCTGCAGCGCAAGACCCAGGCCGAGCTCGACGACACCTTCGGTGGCATCGCCGCCGCC
This genomic interval carries:
- a CDS encoding ABC transporter substrate-binding protein, producing the protein MRTRAFAVLGLSTALALSACGSGSEGAVESGGLTPVNMAFEWTCEGTWAPVYSGIEQGIFEKNGVELSYDRGQGGSDTVPLVATGEFDVAELSAPPVIIGAGEELPLTVIGAASTVGPVTILAKEGITEPKDLEGHSLAVQTDQFEGGVWDAFVKATGIDESKVDVIPSDDATTTEFLGGKIDAMVIFYNTASTKEILDTLPDLEVIPMQKYVPTYGHTIVANNQWLGENKTAAKGFMTAFAESTKWVVDNQAEALKTLQAKCAEVDPEALEFSLDAYVANWKESTGGYGSFTEQGLTDTQKVLVDAGLATQVPVTDFSSQDYQPDSPVLP
- a CDS encoding aromatic ring-hydroxylating oxygenase subunit alpha, with the translated sequence MSKRPLSRQALEAARRVLADVEGCTDPVATARLLPPEVYTGQDFWEFEKEAIFGREWLCIGHVNEIPEPGDQLPLTVLDEPIVMLRDQAGDVRVMSAVCQHRGQPLFGGLAGEGRDMASPCLNGKVMKCPYHNWTFDLEGRLAAAPSMTETVPVNRLRETIRLPQIRHEIFHGMVLINFDDNAEPLGLGVSRIDEELSTFGLDELVPMPAFVFENQQWNWKIHHDNALEPYHTSYVHRGVHEAAPAKNARFYPFEPGDNQVMHPTYLVDENAGLASTDGKRTTAIIPGLTDEQRRRVMFASIPPMLFSILQPTFVQLAFIYPKGPGAFDLRRVNLYPKSAVEEPGFHEAYEKFMERKALAIHQDAVTTAALQQGLGSRYAPRGPLSWMESNIPQLNQWLIERYRKAVTVDV
- a CDS encoding nuclear transport factor 2 family protein; this encodes MSEIDALMARLDLLESREACLGLMTSYMAATDAETGKGEKVAALFTDDGQWESIGPNGNPGWAAQGHAALITKFDRNVERMPFSAHFVTNAAVEVTGDTATGQFMYFQACTYRGDQPLWIAGKYFNDFRRVEGRWLLSYMRVHNFFTTPFDQGWVKVPHMKTP
- a CDS encoding nuclear transport factor 2 family protein translates to MTQALQDRLDVGDLFARLSDLLDERRFEDAGTVYHPSVEVHSPRGDLHGLETVITRLSATSPADVRTQHVHGDIQVRVDGDRAEATANQLVYFYRDGEPPHTSAGLRSSSIAVRTADGWRITRMTITRRWQREH
- a CDS encoding MarR family winged helix-turn-helix transcriptional regulator: MDEIPDRLASRPTWLIGQLTLHGRRLLAEGWAEAGVKGYHYRLLATLEEFGPASQAQLGRRSRMDRSDVVAAVNALEELGFVHKTPDPDHGRRNRVMLTAAGAAQLRRLDPVVDRVQDELLGPLSAAERATLVRLLGQALRHHEPGEGE
- the panB gene encoding 3-methyl-2-oxobutanoate hydroxymethyltransferase, with amino-acid sequence MANTEEPTPYGSTRPVPKRVRTHHLGEMKRRGEKFTMLTAYDMYTAQIFDEAGIDVLLVGDSAGNNVYGHRTSLPVTVDELIPLARAVAQNAKRALVMGDLPFGSYQGSPEQAWDTAARFMKEAGVAAVKLEGGAAMAPQIKRLTDGGIPVCAHIGFTPQYEHALGGYRVQGRGDASERVLADALAAQQAGAFCVLMEMVPAEVGAKVTAELDIPTIGIGAGNGTDGQVLVWQDAFGLNTGKLPRFVKQFADLRGELLKGVAAYTADVKAGTFPAPEHTF
- a CDS encoding FadR/GntR family transcriptional regulator yields the protein MVDNSRGLDSAFGGTIKSSTAMAEVTRRLLDYIASGSLAEGDRLPPERQLATHMGVGRSAVREALAALEILGIVTVRPGSGTYLSGGTSELLPQTLSWGILLHSDKTRELIEVRQGLETQAALLAATRISDTSLTALREHTETMENSLGDYHRFVTADMLFHHELASGADNVLLRDTLQSVRSLIRVWVERALNDDDHARLTLAEHRAILAGLEAHDPIAAAEAMRRHMTSATERLLPTLDDESR
- a CDS encoding MFS transporter — encoded protein: MTTTSSDQSQSDVAKSAIKKVTVRLVPFVAVMFFINYLDRSAIGFAGPNGMEADLGLTAAQYGFASGIFFVGYILLEVPSNMALHKFGARVWLARIMITWGIVAVLFTWVNSYAQLSWLRFALGIAEAGFFPGAILYLSLWVPARYRARTLGLFYLAQPLTSIIGAPLAGWLMTHDGAFFGLEGWRFMFLMVGLPAVIMGVVAWFYLVDDPNKVKWLTPAEREWLTSELAAEAKDKAGADSTKESGHGLAALKTAFTTPRVWALAVIYFGFIYGLYTLAFFLPTIIGDFAEQYDTSFGLVQKGLITAIPYVPAAIVLYLVSQHVTRNGLKTYHIAVPAFTGAVSVPLALFAGSPALTIACIAVTACSIFAALPNFWTLPTQFLTGAAAAAGIALINTWGNLAGFAAPYVTGWIRDANDGDLKLAMFVVGAAMLLSCLTMLGLARSGRVDPAERVPVQAGH